Genomic segment of Bacteroides stercoris ATCC 43183:
CGTGAAGTGATGGGATGGGACGAACTGACCCAATCGCAGATACCTGATGATGCTATTATATTCGGCTGGAGAGGTATGGGTGAAGCTGCGCTAAAAGCAGCCGGGCAAGGGCATCGCTTTGTAATGACTCCTGCTCGTGTCATGTATCTTATCCGTTATCAAGGTCCCCAATGGTTTGAGCCATATACCTATTTTGGAAATAATACATTGAAAGATATTTATAGTTATGAACCTGTGGAACCGACTTGGAGTGATGGGATAAAGTCGCTGTTGATGGGTGTGCAAGGTTCTATGTGGACAGAGTTCTGCAACCGGACCAGTGATGTGGAATATATGTTGTTCCCTCGGTTGGCGGCTGTGGCTGAAGTAGGGTGGACTATACCAGGAAAGAAAGACTGGAGCCGCTTTCTGAAAGCATTGGATCATTTTACGGAACGATTGGCCGTCAAAGGAGTGAATTTCGCCCAATCAATGTATAATATTCAGCACTCTGTAACGGTTCGCGATGGCAAGTTACAAGTCACCCTGGATTGTATTCGTCCCGATGTGGAGATAGCCTATACCTTGGACGGGAGTGAACCAACGGTCAACTCTCCGCGCTATGTAAAACCTCTGATTGTAAAACAGAGCACTTTGCTGAAATGTGCAACTTTTTACAATGGAAAGTGCATGGGGAAAACGCTGACGTTGCCGGTTGGTTTGAATAAGGCGACAGCTTGTACAGTATATACGGACTCTCCGGCAAAGGATGTGCTGGTTAACGGAGTCAGAGGGAGCAGTCGCAGTTCTGACTTTGAATGGGCGTCATGGGAAAATAACGATACAATCTGCATCACCCTTGACTTAGGCAAGAAAACCTGTATGCAGAAACTCATAATGGGATTCAACAACAGTTACGGCATGGGCATCCACAAACCACGCAGGATAGAGGTCTGGGTATCGCCGGATGATCGTCAATACCGGAAAATAAAAGAACAGTCCTTTGCAGAGACGGAAATATTCAGACAGGGTATGTTTACAGAGGATGTACAGTTTGATTTAAAAGATGAGTCTCGCTATGTGCGTATTGTTGCCTATGGAGCTGGTATGAATCCGCCAACGCATGTTCGTCCGGAGCAAGAAACGAAAGTGTGCATAGATGAGCTAATTATTGAATAGAAAAAGAATGACCATGAAAAAGACATTTTTTTCAGTTTTGATGTTGTTGGGCTGTTATACACAGTCCAATGCACAGGAATATTACGAAAAGCATTTGGAATTTCCACCACAAGCTACGGTGGAGGAGAAAATAGACATGGCATCCCGGTTAGTACCCACACCACAGCAACTGGAGTGGCAGCAGATGGAACTAACGGCTTTTTTACATTTTGGTATCAATACTTTTACAGGACGTGAATGGGGAGATGGCAAGGAGGATCCTGCGCTTTTCAATCCCACCGGACTGGACTGCGAGCAATGGGTGCGTGCCTTGAAAGAAGGAGGTTTCAAGATGGCTGTCATTACTGCCAAGCATCATGATGGCTTTTGTCTATGGCCTACCAAGACTACCCGGCATTCTGTTGTCTCGTCACCCTGGAAGAATGGCAAGGGAGATGTGGTGCGCGAATTACGCAATGCCTGCAAGAAATATGGCTTGAAGTTCGGTATATATCTTTCACCCTGGGATCGCAATGCCGAATGTTACGGACAAGGCGATGCTTATAACCGGTTCTTCATCGAGCAGCTTACGGAGTTGCTTACCAACTATGGAGAGGTGCATGAAGTGTGGTTCGACGGAGCCAATGGGGAAGGGCCTAATGGCAAAAAGCAAATTTATGATTGGGAGGCTATTGAGCGTACAATCCGGCGTTTACAGCCCAAAGCGGTTACTGCTGTCATGGGCGATGACGTTCGTTGGGTAGGCAACGAGAAGGGCATCGGACGTAAGACAGAATGGAGCGCTACGGTATTGACTCCTGGTATTTATTCCCGTGCCATAGGACAAAATAAGGAGCTGGGCGTATTTGGCAAGTCAAAAGATTTGGGAAGCCGGGACATTGTGGCGCGCGCAAAAGAGCTTTTTTGGTTTCCTTCGGAGGTGGATGTATCTATCCGTCCGGGCTGGTTTTACCATTCCAAGGAGGATAGTCATGTAAAATCGCTTGCGCATCTGGCAGATATCTACTTCAAGTCGGTAGGATATAATTCGGTGTTATTGCTCAATATTCCACCCGATAAGTCGGGACTTATCCATGAAAATGATTGCCGCAGGCTAAAAGAGTTCTCTACTTACCTCAAAAATACTTTTGAAAAAGATTATCTGAAGAGGGGGAGAACACGGTGGGAAGCCCTATCAGGTACATCGAAAGAATACATGGTACGGAAGGATGCTCTTGTAAACACATTTATGATTCAGGAGGATATAACCAAAGGCCAACGTGTGGAAAGTTTTTTATTGGAAGGCTATTGGGATGGGAATTGGCGGACACTCGCCGAAGGTACTACTGTGGGCTACAAGCGTTTGGTGCGTTTTACAGAGTGCCAACCGGAGAAAATTCGTCTGACGATACGCTCTGCGCGTAACGCAGCCCACATTTTGCGTACGGGACTTTTTTATGCCCGTCCGCTGACAGACAATAGCGCTAAAGTGCAGTTGGGCAATGTGCCGGTAAGCCAATGGCGTCTTTCCGGTACGGATGAGACTATGCGGAAGGCTTTTGATAAAAATGTACAGACAGTATGGCGTACGGAAGGGCTCAAAACATTCACTGTAGATTTGGGGCGCGATGCCGAAATCACCGGATTTAGCTATACCCCTGCGCAGGACGATAATCTGGCAGGAACTATCTATAAGTACCGTTTTGAAGTCAGTATGGATGGCTCGCATTGGAAAACATGTGCCACATCCGGGGAGTTCAGTAACATTATGCATAACCCTGTGACTTGTTTCGTACACTTTGAACAAAGTTATAGAGGACGTTTCTTTCGTCTGGTTCCTCTTGCTGAAATAAGTGGGAAACCATGCACATCGATTGCTGAAATAGGAATATTCGCTGTTGCTTTACCTGCTAAAGATGATGAATCTGCAGTCTATCCCGTTCCCGGTGCACCGCTTACTTTAAAAGTTGGGGATGCCCATCCGTCGGTGGATGGATGGAGTTTTTTCACTGCACATGAATTTCTGGAGCGGGATACCCGTAATGGACTGCCGTTGGGATTCATCGAACATCGAGGCAAGCATATGAGTCGTGATGCTCGGGTAGATAACAGCCGTTGTTCGGAAGTGAAGAATGGTGTATTGCAGATTCGTAGCATAGAAGAAGCCGATTCGGTGGATAACCGTTTCGGTAAGCGTGTGAAATTCTCACATGGATGTTATCGGACTGCTCTGCCCGGAAGTAGTGAGGAGTGGTGTAATTTTACAGAAAATATGCGCATTGAGGTGCGATTCAAACGTAATGCCTATGAGGGGTTCAACGATGCGTTGTGGTTTATGGGCAATAATAATCTTCCTTGGCCTGCCAATGGTGAGATAGATCTTTTGGAGAACCCTAAAAGGAAATTGAACAACCGTGCTCATTTCACCCTGCACTCGGAAAATCATTATGCCGGTGTCATTGGGGGGGCAGGAAGTGTTACCTCGTCTATTGAAATCAGAGATATGTCAAAATGGAATATCTATTGGTTGGAATGGTATCCCGACCGTATAGTAGGTGGGGTAAATGGAGCTACTTATTTTGAGCACAAACGAGGGGAAAATGGTAATACCGATTGGCCGTGGAGTGATCCTAAAGGTTTCTTTATGATTTTTAGTACCGGTATCTCAACCAATCCCAAAGCATGGGCCGGAGCTGTGAAACCTGAACTGTGGGACAACAGCGCCATGCCTTGTATGTACATAGATTGGATACGTGTTTATGTCAATAAACAATATAAAGGAGCGGCAGCTCCTGCCGTGAAATACTATTAGAAGGAGAACAGGCCGATGTTAAAAGCAGGACTGGGAGTACGGTCCGTTATGTGCAATAGTCGGGATTTGTTTTTTCATATATTGGCAAGGAGGAGCAGTACACGATGTTGTATCGCTCCTCTTTCCATTTATAAGCAAGCCAAATAAAATGGGCTCAGCGGAAATATCTGGTTGGTAAGTTTTAAAATTAGCTATCTTTGCTTACCTTTGTTTTATGAAACCCGCACAACTCCTTCGTGCCATCCTTCCGGATGTGCTTATAGACAACTTTGATATTGTCAATTTCGACAAGAGTGCTGACCGTTTTGATATTTATCTTGATGAAAAAAAAGTTCAACTAAAAGAAGATAAGATCAATCCGGATATCATATCCTATGGTTTTGGTGAGTATCGTACAATCCAAGACTATCCTATTCGTGGTCGCGCCACTTATCTCCATGTTCGTAAACGTAAATGGCTTGACAAATCTTCCAATGAAATCTTCAGTTATGACTGGGATTTATCCGAATTTGACGGTACACGGCTCAATTCTGAGTTCGTCTCTTTTTTAAAAGAAGGAGATTGAATCTACTCCTGTGAGCATCAGTGTGCTTGCGGAACGTTATGGCGTAAAAGGGCAGACTCTTCGTAAACAATACAAGGAGAAAATCAGTGATTACCGGAACTGGGATCAGCTCGAACATGCGCATGACTATCTCCTTTATCCTGAAAATATTGGAGAAAAGCTTTCTTTGGATGAAACTTGCCTGAGCAATGGAGATGTTTATACGATTCTGACCAATAAAGCAGCTAAAGGTCGTAAGGGTGCTTTAGTTGCAATAGTTCGTGGAGTGGCCACAGATGCGGTAAGCGGAATCTTGCGCAGGCTTCCGCACCGGAAACGGCTGTCTGTCAAGACTGTCACTACAGATTTATCTTCAGCCATGATGCTGACAGTCAGAAAGGTGTTTCCTGCCGCAAAGCTGATCAATGACCGTTTTCATGTACAGCAGCTCATGTCTGAAGCTGTTGACCAGTTAAGAATACGCTATCGGTGGAAAGTACTTGATGCGGAAAATCAGGCTATCAGGGAGCATCGCCAAAAGAAGAAAGAAACAAAGAGTAAGGCGGAAAGGGAAAGAATAGGGAAATGGGAACCTGAAAGAATGGAGAACGGAGAAACCCTGTCACAGATAGTAAGCAGAAGCAAGCACATTATACTGAAACACTGGAGCAAATGGAATGAACAGCAAAAGACCAGGGCTGCCATTCTCTTTGATAAATTCCCCAAGCTTCTGGAAGGATACAGCCTTAGCATGAAACTGACAGACATCTTCAACAAGAAGTCAGGTCTCGATGAAGCAAGGCTAAATCTCGCAAGATGGTACAATGAAGTGGAAAAGTTTGACTATATGGAGTTCAACAAGGTACTTGATACGTTTTCAAACCATAGTACGACCATCATAAATTATTTTGAAGAACGATTGACAAATGCTTCAGCGGAGTCGTTCAATGCTAAAATCAAAGCTTTTCGAAGCCAGTTAAGAGGGGTGGCTGATCTGAAATTCTTCATGTTCAGACTGGCTAGGCTATACGCTTAAAAGAAAGCTTGCCAACCGGGGAAATCCGCTGACCCATAAAATGGGGCAATATGCGCTTTTCTTTTTCGCTGGGGGGAGTTGCTTTTTACGACCTCTTTGAATGAGTATAAAAGAATGGGGAAAAGAAAATAAAATAAAAAAATCCTTGAATGCTTGGAATTCAAGGATTTGTATAATTAATTTTGATAACTTGTGGAGCGTATGAGACTCGAACTCATCACCTCGACACTGCCAGTGTCGCGCTCTAGCCAGATGAGCTAACGCCCCGTTGCTAACGTTTGCAGAACTACCTGCTTTATTTGATGGCGCAAATATAATGCATTATTCTGAAATAATTGCTATGTTTGCGCAATAAAATGCAAAAAGAAATTATGTTGATCTATAATACGACCTATCATGTAGAGGAAGGACAGGAGAAATACTTCCTCACCTGGATGCAGGAATTTTATCTTCCCGAAGTAGAGAAGCACGGTGCGCTGTATGCTCCGCGCATTGCACGCATACTAAGCCATATTGAGGAGGGAAGTGTCTGTTACTCTGTACAGTTTGAGGTGGAAAATTCAGCCATACTTCATCGTTGGCATCAGGAACAGGGAGTGAAGCTGAACGAGGAATTACTGAAAATATTCAAGGACAAAGTAATCGGTTTCCCGACATTAATGGAGGTGATAGTGTGATACAGCCGGTAAAGGAAAAAATTATTTTGGGTATCGACCCCGGTACTACCATTATGGGGTACGGGGTGCTGCGTGTGGCGGGAACCAAGCCCGAAATGATTGCTATGGGTATCATAGACTTTCGCAAATTTGGCGACCACTATCTGAAACTTCGCCACATCCACGAACGGGTACTGGGTATTATCGAGAGTTATCTGCCGGACGAACTTGCCATTGAAGCGCCTTTCTTCGGAAAGAACGTGCAGTCCATGCTGAAACTGGGACGTGCGCAGGGGGTGGCTATGGCTGCTGCCCTGAGCCGTGATATTCCCATTACCGAGTATGCTCCTCTGAAGATAAAAATGGCGATAACGGGAAACGGACAGGCATCTAAAGAGCAGGTGGCGGATATGCTGCAGCGCATGCTTCATTTTCCGAAGGAGGAAATGCCCGTATTCATGGATGCCACCGACGGGCTTGCCGCTGCCTACTGCCATTTTCTGCAAATGGGGCGTCCTGTTGCAGAGAAAGGATATCACGGCTGGAAAGACTTCATAGCCAAGAATCCCGACAAAGTAAAACGCTGACCTATACCTTATATATTATACTTAATATTTTATACTTAAAAATACTACCATGAAATTGAACAATCTTGTCATTATCGGAGTTGCGGCTACAACAGTTGCCAGTTGCGCCCCCTCAAAGAAAGAATACGCGTCGTACGAACTCTATCCGGTCCGTACGGGCAGTCTGGCAGAAATGGAATATGCTCCGGCTGCTACGCAATTTACGCTTTGGTCGCCTACTGCGGATGAAGTGCGTCTGATGCTGTATGATGCGGGAGAGGGCGGACATGCGTACGAAACGGTTGCCATGTCGCCCGCCGAAGACGGTACGTGGACGACTAAGGTGGAGCAGGATTTGAAAGGCAAGTTCTATACTTTCAATGTAAAAATCAACGGAAAATGGCTGGGCGATACGCCGGGTATCAATGCGCAGGCTGTAGGTGTAAACGGTAAGCGTGCGGCTGTTATCGATATGCGGGAAACCGACCCGGAAGGCTGGGCGGAAGATAAACGTCCGCCGCTGGCATCGCCTGCCGATGTGATAATCTACGAGGTACATCACCGTGACTTCTCCATAGACCCCTCTTCGGGCATTCGGAACAAAGGCAAGTTCCTTGCAATGACGGAAACAGGTACGGCAAATCCGGACAAGCTGGCAACCGGTATCGACCACCTGAAAGAACTGGGAGTGACGCATGTGCACATCCTTCCTTCCTATGATTATGCCTCTGTAGATGAATCCAGACTGGACGAGAACAAATACAACTGGGGGTATGACCCGCAGAATTACAATGTGCCCGACGGCTCGTATGCCACCGACCCTTATAAACCGGATGTGCGTATCCGTGAGTTCAAGCAAATGGTGCAAGCCTTGCATAAGGCAGGCATCCGCGTAGTGCTGGATGTGGTGTACAATCACACTTTCAATACGGCCGAGAGCAATTTCGAGCGTACCGTTCCCGGATATTTCTATCGTCAGGCTCCGGACGGCGGTTTCGCAGATGCTTCTGCATGCGGCAACGAAACGGCGAGCGACCGCCCTATGATGCGCAAATATATGGTAGAGTCCGTATTGCACTGGATAAACGAATACCATATCGACGGTTTCCGTTTCGACTTAATGGGCATTCACGACATCGAAACCATGAACGAAATACGCAAGGCGGCAACAGTGGTAGACCCTACCATCTTTATTTATGGAGAAGGATGGGCCGCATCGGCTCCCCAATTGGCGCAGGACTCCTTGGCGATGAAAGCCAATACCTATAAGATGCCGGGTATCGCAGCTTTCTCCGACGAAATGCGTGATGCGTTGCGCGGTCCGTTCAACGATAACCGTCAGGGCGCTTTCCTTGCCGGACTGCCGGGGGGAGAGGAGAGTATCAAATTCGGTATTGTCGGTGCTGTCAGGCATCCGCAGGTTGATAAT
This window contains:
- a CDS encoding alpha-L-fucosidase is translated as MKKTFFSVLMLLGCYTQSNAQEYYEKHLEFPPQATVEEKIDMASRLVPTPQQLEWQQMELTAFLHFGINTFTGREWGDGKEDPALFNPTGLDCEQWVRALKEGGFKMAVITAKHHDGFCLWPTKTTRHSVVSSPWKNGKGDVVRELRNACKKYGLKFGIYLSPWDRNAECYGQGDAYNRFFIEQLTELLTNYGEVHEVWFDGANGEGPNGKKQIYDWEAIERTIRRLQPKAVTAVMGDDVRWVGNEKGIGRKTEWSATVLTPGIYSRAIGQNKELGVFGKSKDLGSRDIVARAKELFWFPSEVDVSIRPGWFYHSKEDSHVKSLAHLADIYFKSVGYNSVLLLNIPPDKSGLIHENDCRRLKEFSTYLKNTFEKDYLKRGRTRWEALSGTSKEYMVRKDALVNTFMIQEDITKGQRVESFLLEGYWDGNWRTLAEGTTVGYKRLVRFTECQPEKIRLTIRSARNAAHILRTGLFYARPLTDNSAKVQLGNVPVSQWRLSGTDETMRKAFDKNVQTVWRTEGLKTFTVDLGRDAEITGFSYTPAQDDNLAGTIYKYRFEVSMDGSHWKTCATSGEFSNIMHNPVTCFVHFEQSYRGRFFRLVPLAEISGKPCTSIAEIGIFAVALPAKDDESAVYPVPGAPLTLKVGDAHPSVDGWSFFTAHEFLERDTRNGLPLGFIEHRGKHMSRDARVDNSRCSEVKNGVLQIRSIEEADSVDNRFGKRVKFSHGCYRTALPGSSEEWCNFTENMRIEVRFKRNAYEGFNDALWFMGNNNLPWPANGEIDLLENPKRKLNNRAHFTLHSENHYAGVIGGAGSVTSSIEIRDMSKWNIYWLEWYPDRIVGGVNGATYFEHKRGENGNTDWPWSDPKGFFMIFSTGISTNPKAWAGAVKPELWDNSAMPCMYIDWIRVYVNKQYKGAAAPAVKYY
- a CDS encoding transposase family protein; the encoded protein is MKPAQLLRAILPDVLIDNFDIVNFDKSADRFDIYLDEKKVQLKEDKINPDIISYGFGEYRTIQDYPIRGRATYLHVRKRKWLDKSSNEIFSYDWDLSEFDGTRLNSEFVSFLKEGD
- a CDS encoding transposase; this translates as MSISVLAERYGVKGQTLRKQYKEKISDYRNWDQLEHAHDYLLYPENIGEKLSLDETCLSNGDVYTILTNKAAKGRKGALVAIVRGVATDAVSGILRRLPHRKRLSVKTVTTDLSSAMMLTVRKVFPAAKLINDRFHVQQLMSEAVDQLRIRYRWKVLDAENQAIREHRQKKKETKSKAERERIGKWEPERMENGETLSQIVSRSKHIILKHWSKWNEQQKTRAAILFDKFPKLLEGYSLSMKLTDIFNKKSGLDEARLNLARWYNEVEKFDYMEFNKVLDTFSNHSTTIINYFEERLTNASAESFNAKIKAFRSQLRGVADLKFFMFRLARLYA
- a CDS encoding DUF4286 family protein — its product is MLIYNTTYHVEEGQEKYFLTWMQEFYLPEVEKHGALYAPRIARILSHIEEGSVCYSVQFEVENSAILHRWHQEQGVKLNEELLKIFKDKVIGFPTLMEVIV
- the ruvC gene encoding crossover junction endodeoxyribonuclease RuvC, with protein sequence MIQPVKEKIILGIDPGTTIMGYGVLRVAGTKPEMIAMGIIDFRKFGDHYLKLRHIHERVLGIIESYLPDELAIEAPFFGKNVQSMLKLGRAQGVAMAAALSRDIPITEYAPLKIKMAITGNGQASKEQVADMLQRMLHFPKEEMPVFMDATDGLAAAYCHFLQMGRPVAEKGYHGWKDFIAKNPDKVKR
- the pulA gene encoding type I pullulanase, encoding MKLNNLVIIGVAATTVASCAPSKKEYASYELYPVRTGSLAEMEYAPAATQFTLWSPTADEVRLMLYDAGEGGHAYETVAMSPAEDGTWTTKVEQDLKGKFYTFNVKINGKWLGDTPGINAQAVGVNGKRAAVIDMRETDPEGWAEDKRPPLASPADVIIYEVHHRDFSIDPSSGIRNKGKFLAMTETGTANPDKLATGIDHLKELGVTHVHILPSYDYASVDESRLDENKYNWGYDPQNYNVPDGSYATDPYKPDVRIREFKQMVQALHKAGIRVVLDVVYNHTFNTAESNFERTVPGYFYRQAPDGGFADASACGNETASDRPMMRKYMVESVLHWINEYHIDGFRFDLMGIHDIETMNEIRKAATVVDPTIFIYGEGWAASAPQLAQDSLAMKANTYKMPGIAAFSDEMRDALRGPFNDNRQGAFLAGLPGGEESIKFGIVGAVRHPQVDNGKVNYSKAPWAEQPTQMISYVSCHDDMCLVDRLKSSIPGITPEELARLDKLAQTAVFTSQGVPFIYAGEEVMRDKKGVHNSYQSPDSVNAIDWKRKTEHADVFAYYKGLIQLRKHHPAFRLGDAGLVRKHLEFLPAEGGNVVAYRLKEHAGGDAWGDIYVVLNARKETAKVSVPEGKYTVVCKDGFISEKGLGTMYGPEISVPAQSALIFYK